One window of the Triticum dicoccoides isolate Atlit2015 ecotype Zavitan chromosome 3B, WEW_v2.0, whole genome shotgun sequence genome contains the following:
- the LOC119277847 gene encoding transcription factor bHLH128-like: MNRPTSAHHRGMPPPPQLARYGSAPGSFLAALADSVSRGGGGGGGEVLSHSQSQQQHQQHQPVAAVVSRFFSGESSGLTSCESSCWTADAPPPLQRAYGGSGEIHVPLPQQQQPGLLRHSSSPAGLLSRLMADPHGNGGMGGTRGGGGMGSGYAHSHSQGGNADAMAAQQRRLSSQWSFSRQQDMMPHIAEMGMAMPTPMPPAADVGESIATGHGGGSSDLSRSFSMSSWDDTNSNIIFSAPGGGKKAKLMADGDDGMVTSFSNIDSQFGSSMDMPGMDDYLQLQQDSVACRVRAKRGCATHPRSIAERERRTRISKRLRRLQDLVPNMDKQTNTSDMLDIAVDYIKVLQDQIEKLKQDQGNCSCSADQKC, from the exons ATGAACCGCCCGACGTCCGCGCACCACAGgggcatgccgccgccgccgcagctggCGCGGTACGGCTCCGCGCCGGGCTCGTTCCTCGCCGCGCTCGCCGACTCCGTCTCGCGCggcgggggcggaggcggaggcgaggtGCTCTCCCACTCCCAGTCCCAGCAGCAGCATCAGCAGCACCAGCCGGTGGCGGCGGTCGTGAGCCGGTTCTTCTCGGGGGAGTCGTCCGGGCTGACCTCCTGCGAGTCCAGCTGCTGGACGGCGGAcgccccgccgccgctccagcGGGCctacggcggctccggcgagatccacgtgcccctcccgcagcagcagcagccggggcTCCTCCGCCACAGCAGCTCCCCCGCCGGGCTGCTCTCCCGCCTCATGGCCGACCCGCACG GCAATGGCGGCATGGGCGGcacgagaggaggaggagggatggGGAGCGGCTACGCGCACTCGCACTCGCAGGGAGGCAACGCCGACGCGATGGCGGCGCAGCAGAGGAGGCTCAGCTCGCAGTGGAGCTTCTCGAGGCAGCAGGACATGATGCCGCACATCGCGGAGATGGGCATGGCCATGCCGACGCCGATGCCGCCCGCGGCCGACGTCGGCGAGAGCATCGCCACCGGCCACGGCGGCGGCTCCAGCGACCTCTCCAGGAGCTTCTCAATGAGCTCCTGGGACGACACCAACTCCAACATCATCTTCTCCGCGCCCGGCGGTGGCAAGAAGGCCAAGCTGATGGCCGACGGCGACGACGGCATGGTCACCAGCTTCAGCAACATCGACTCCCAG TTTGGCTCGTCTATGGACATGCCCGGCATGGACGACTACCTGCAGCTGCAGCAGGACTCGGTCGCCTGCAGGGTCCGCGCCAAGCGCGGCTGCGCCACTCACCCGCGAAGCATCGCCGAGAGG GAAAGAAGAACAAGGATCAGCAAGAGGCTTAGGAGGCTGCAAGACCTCGTGCCCAACATGGACAAG CAAACAAATACTTCAGACATGCTGGATATTGCTGTAGACTACATCAAAGTGCTGCAGGACCAAATTGAG AAACTAAAACAGGACCAGGGAAACTGCTCCTGCTCAGCCGATCAGAAGTGCTGA